Genomic DNA from Streptomyces sp. NBC_01571:
GTCCATCGCCGACCAGCAGATCGTCGAGATCGCCAAGGCGCTCTCCTTCGACGCCCGGGTCCTGATCATGGACGAGCCGACCGCCGCCCTGACCGGCAGCGAGGTCGCTCGCCTCTTCGGGGTCGTGCGCACCCTGCGTGAGCAGGGCTCGGCGGTGCTGTTCATCTCGCACCGGCTGGAGGAGATCTTCCAGATCTGCCAAAGGGTCACGACCCTGCGCGACGGTGCCCTGATATCCAGCGAGCCGCTGGAGGGCATGACGGAGGACGACCTCGTACGCCGGATGGTCGGCCGCGACCTCGACGAGCTCTACCCCAAGCAGGACGTCGAGGCGGGCGAGATCGCCCTCAGCGTGCGCCGCCTGACCCGCGAGGGTGTCTTCACCGATGTCTCCTTCGACGTCCGGCGCGGTGAGATCGTCGGTCTCGCCGGGCTCGTCGGCGCGGGCCGTACGGAGGTGGCGCGGGCCGTCTTCGGCGTCGACCGCTGGGACGCGGGGGAGGTGGAGGTCGACGGCAGGTCGCTCACCAACGGCGCGCCCTCGACGGCCATGTCCGCAGGCCTCGCCCTCGTCCCCGAGGACCGCCGCGCCCAGGGCCTGGTGATGGACATGTCCATCGAGCGCAACATCGGTCTGACCGGGCTGCGTACGACCGTCAGGGCGGGCCTGATGGACCGGGGCGCCGAGCGCAGCCGGTCCCTCGACTGGGCGGTCAAGCTCCAGGTGAAGTACGCCCGGCTCGCCGACACCGTGGCCACGCTCTCCGGCGGCAACCAGCAGAAGGTCGTTCTGGCCAAGTGGCTCGCCACCGGCCCCAAGGTGCTGATCGTGGACGAGCCGACGCGCGGAATCGACGTGGGCACGAAGGCCGAAGTACACCGGCTGCTCAGCGAGTTGGCCGCGGACGGCGTCGCCGTCCTGATGATCTCCTCCGACCTGCCCGAGATCCTCGGCATGGCCGACCGGGTCCTCGTGATGCACGAGGGCCGGCTCACCGCCGAGATCCCGCGCTCCGAAGCCACCGAGGAATCCGTGATGGCCGCAGCGACCGGGAGGGCCGCCGCATGACGACGACCGACACTGAGAGGGCCGCCGCATGACGGTGACCGCACCCAACCCCGCCCCCGCCGCCGAGGTCCCCCGGTCGAGCGGCACCCGGCTGGTGGACCGCGTCTTCAAGATGCGCGAACTCGCCATCCTGGTCGTCTTCCTGGTGATGATCGCCATCACCCAGATGGGCAACAGCCAGTTCCTGTCCGAACAAGGCATCAAGGACCTGCTGTTGAACGCGACCATCCTGGTGCTGGTCGCCACCGGCCAGTCGCTGGTGGTGATCACCCGGAACGTCGACCTGTCGGTCGGTTCCACGCTCGGCATCAGCGCCTTCGCGGCCGGCACCTATCTGCAGGGCGGCGGAAACCCCGTCGTCGCGGTGGTCCTCGCGGTGCTGCTCGGCATCGGCTGGGGACTCGTCAACGGGCTGCTGGTCAGCCTCGGCCAGGTGCCCGCGCTCGTCGTCACCCTCGGCACGCTCTACATCATCCGCGGCATCGACTCCATCTGGGTCGGCTCCCGGCAGATCACCGCGGCCGACCTCCCGGGCAGCTTCGTCGACTTCGGCTCCGGCGGCATCTCGGCGGTGCCGTACCTCGCGCTGATCGCCCTGGCCGTGCTGCTGGTCACCGCCTACTACCTCAAGCACTTCGGCAGCGGACGGGAGTTGTACGCGCTCGGCTCCAACCCCGAGGCCGCGCGGCTGGCCGGCATCCCGGTCCGCAAGCGGATCCTGACCGCGTACGTCGTCTGCGGCGGCCTCGCCGGCCTCGCCGGCGCCCTGTACCTCGCCCGGTTCGGCAACGTCGACTCCGGCACCAGCACCGGCTACGAACTCACCGTCGTCAGCGCGGTGGTGGTCGGCGGCGTCGTCTTCACCGGCGGTTCCGGCAGCGTCTACGGCGCCGCGCTCGGCGCGCTGCTGCTCACCTCCATCAACAGCGTGCTGCCCGCGCTCGGCGTCAGCTCCGTCTGGGTGCTCGCCATCAACGGCGTCCTGCTCATCCTCGCCATCGCGGTCGACCGGATCGTCGCGCTGCGCGTGGCCTCCGCACTGAAGAAGAGGAACGCCCGCCATGGCTGACTCGCCCCTCGCGCGCGCCGTCCGCTGGGACACGGTCGTCGGCGCCCTCCTCATCGTCCTGCTGCTGTTCTCCTTCGGCTTCGTCGACGGCTTCGGCAACGCACTCAACTTGTCGTTCCTGATCGGCAACACCCTGCCCATCGCGCTGATCGCGCTGCCGATGACCCTGCTCGTGGTGGCCGGGGAGATCGACCTCTCGGTCGCCTCCACGGCCGGTCTCTCCGGCTCGGTGATGGGCGCCCTGTGGAACCAGGGCATGACGATCGAGACGATCATCCCGCTGTGCCTGCTGCTCGGCGTGGTGTGCGGGCTGGTCAACGGCCTGCTGGTGACCCGGCTCGGACTGCCCTCCCTCGCCGTCACCATCGGCACGCTCGCCGCCTACCGGGGCATCGCGCAGATCGTGCTCGGCTCGGACGCGGTGACCGACTTCCCCACCCAGTACCAGGACTTCGCGGCCGGGCGCATCGGGGACACCTTCGTCCCGCAGGCCTTCCTGCCCTTCCTGGTGCTCCTCGCGATCGCCGTGGTCGTCCTGCACGCCACCCCGTTCGGACGCTCGGCCTTCGCGGTCGGCGCCAACGAGGAGGCCGCGCGTTTCGCCGGTATCCGGGTCAAGCGGCAGAAGCTGATCCTGTTCGTCGCCACCGGCTTCATGGCCTCGCTGACCGGCATCTTCTGGGCGCTGCACTACGCCAGCGCCCGCTACGACAACGCCACCGGCCTCGAACTCTCCGTCGTCGCCGCCGTCCTGCTGGGCGGCATCGACTTCGACGGCGGCAAGGGCACGCTCGGCGGCGCGATCGCGGGAGTCTTCCTGCTCGGCGCGCTGCAGAACGTGATGAGCCTCTCCAATGTCTCCGCGCAGTCGCAGATCGTCGTCACCGGCGTTCTGCTCGTCGTCTCCGTGCTCGGCCCCCGGGTCGCGCGGCAGATCTCCGTAGCGAGGGCGGGCCGCAGAGCCGCCTCGACTCCGACCTCGTAACCGCCCACCCTCGTAAAGGAACTTCCGCCATGCGCAAGTCAACGATCCGCCGCACCTGCGTGGCGCTCGCCGCCGTCACCTCGCTCGCCCTGGCCGCCACCGCCTGCGGTGGCACCACCAAGAAGGACGTCAAGAGCGACAGCGGTTCGAACGCCACGGCCGGCAAGGCCGACCCGAACGCAGCGACCAAGAAGGGCCTGACGGTCGGGTTCCTGCCCAAGCAGGTCAACAACCCGTACTTCACCTCCTCCGACAAGGGCGGCGAGAAGGCGCTGACGGAGCTGGGCTCCAAGTACAAGGAGGTCGGCCCCAGCAGCGCCACCGACACCTCCGGCCAGGTGAGCTACGTCAACACGCTCACCCAGCAGCAGGTCGACGCGATGGCCGTCTCCGCACAGGACCCGGGCGCACTGTGCACCGCGCTCAAGCAGGCCATGAGCAACAAGATCAAGGTCGTCACCTACGACTCGGACACCAAGCCCGAGTGCCGCAACGCCTTCGTCTCGCAGGCCAGCGCCGAGGACCTGGGCCGCACCGAGGTGCAGCTGCTCGCCGAGCAGATCGGCTACAAGGGCGAGATCGCGATCCTGTCCGCCGCGCAGACCGCGACGAACCAGAACACCTGGATCGACTTCATGAAGGACGAGCTGAAGGACCCCAAGTACAAGGACGTCAAGCTGGTCAAGGTCGCCTTCGGCAACGACGACGCCCAGCAGTCCTTCCAGCAGACCCAGGGCCTTCTCCAGGAGCACCCGAACCTCAAGGGGATCATCTCCCCGACCACGGTCGGCATCAAGGCCGCGGCCCAGTACCTGTCCGGCTCCAAGTACAAGGGCAAGGTCAAGCTGACCGGCCTCGGCACCCCCAACGACATGCGCAAGTACGTCAAGAACGGCACCGTCGACGGCTTCGAGCTGTGGGACCCGGCGAAGCTCGGCGAGCTCGCCGCCCGCACCGCCGTCGCGCTGGTGTCGGGACAGATCAGCGGCAAGGAGGGCGAGACCTTCAAGGCCGGCGACATGGGGTCCTTCACCATCGGCAAGGACGGCGTGATCAACCTGGGCAAGCCGACCGTGTTCGACGCGAAGAACATCGACCAGTTCAACTTCTAGGTCCCCGGAGGGTCCTTGATGCAGCGTGTGTGCTTTCTGCTGAAGGTCCGGGCGGACCGCCTCGACGAGTACCGCGAGCGGCATGCCGCCGTGTGGCCCGAGATGCTTCAGGCGCTCTCGGCCACCGGCTGGCACAACTACTCGCTGTTCCTGCGCGAGGACGGGCTGCTGGTCGGCTACGTGGAGACCGAGGACTTCGCGGCCGCCCGGGCCGGCATGGAGGCCACCGGCATCAACGCCCGCTGGCAGGCGGAGATGGCGCCGTTCTTCGAATCGCTGGACGGCGCCAGACCCGACGAGGCGATGACCCCCCTCACCGAAGTCTTCCATCTTGCCTGACCAGGAGCCCCGCACATGAGACGACGCACGCTCCTGACGACGGCGCCGGCAGGCACCGTCCCGGGTCCCGGTCCCGCCGGCACACCACGGGCCGCCGGCCCGGGCCCCGTCACCGCCGCCACGCACCAGGGGAAGGCCTGCGGCACGCCGCCCCGGGCCCTCCACGTCGTCGTGTCCCGGTTGCCCGCATGAGCGCCGGTCCCGGAGGACACGCGGGTAATGTGAAGGCCCGCCCGCCGCTTCTCGTTTACCTGGAGGTTCCTGCCTGATGGCTCAGTCGGTGGGTATCAAGGACGTCGCCCGCGCCGCTGGAGTCTCCGTGGGCACGGTCTCGAACGTGATCAACCGCCCGGACACCGTGGCCTCCGAGACCCGGGCGCGGGTCCAGTCGGCCATAGACCGGCTCGGCTACGTCCGCAGCGAGTCGGCGCGCCAGCTGCGGGCCGGGCGCAGCCGGATCATGGGCCTGCTCGTCCTCGACATGGGCAACCCCTTCTTCGTGGACGTGGCGCGCGGCGCCGAGCGGGCCGCGCGGGACGCCGGGCTCGGCGTGATGGTCTGCAACAGCGCGCAGAGCGCGAGCGAGGAGGCCGACTACCTGTCGCTCTTCGCCGAGCAGCGGGTCCGCGGGGTGCTGCTGACCCCCGCCGACGCGACGGGGCGCAACATCGAGACCTTCCGCCGCAACGGCATCCCCTTCGTACTGGTCGACCGGGTCGCCGAGGGCACCACCGAGTGCTCGGTCTCGGTCGACGACGTGGCGGGCGGCGCGCTGGCCGTACGTCATCTCGTCGACGCAGGCCACCGCTCGATCGCGTACGTCAGCGGTCCGCCCGGACTGAACCAGGTCACCGACCGGCGCACCGGCGCGCTGAACGCGCTGGCCGAGGCAGGGCTGCCGCCCACCGCCCTCAGGGAGCTGCCGACCGAGCGCCTGGACGTCGCCGCGGGCCGTGACGCCGGCGCCCGGCTGCTCGGCCTGGCCGTGCGCCCGACCGCCGTCTTCTGCGCCAACGACCTGCTCGCACTCGGTGTCCTGCAGGCCATGTACGCGGCCGGCGTCGGCGTCCCCGACGACCTCGCCATCGTCGGCTACGACGACATCGAGTTCGCCGCCGCCGCGGCCGTCCCGCTCACCTCGGTGCGCCAGCCCGCCATGACGATGGGCGCCCTCGCCGCCGAGCTGCTGCTGGAGGAGACGGAGGCCGAGACGGCCCCGGTGCCGCACGAACACCGCCGGGTGGTGCTCCAGCCGGAGCTGGTGGTACGCCGTTCCAGCCTGTCGGCGCGCTGATCCTCCCCACCCGGTGCTGAGCCGCTGTTCAGTACGGTTTCTTGATCCCCGGGCTCGGCCGGCCCGGGAGCATGTGTTCAACTGGGACGCAGCCTGGAATCCGTACGTCTGGGGAGTCCCGTTGACCGTCAGCTACCGCCAGCCCGGTGTCGTCCTCACCGACCACCGCTTCACCGTGCCCCTCGACCACGACGACCCGGCGGGGGAGACCATCCAGTTGTTCGCCCGCGCGGTCGTCGCGAGCGAGAAGGCGCACCAGGACCTCCCCTGGCTGGTCTACCTCCAAGGCGGCCCCGGCTTCGGTGCCAACCGCTTCGTCGGCAAGCAGGCCTGGCTCGGCCGTGCGCTCAAGGAGTTCCGGGTCCTGCTGCTCGACCAGCGCGGCACCGGCCACTCCACGCCCGCCAACCGCCAGACGCTCCCGCTGCGCGGTGGTCCGCGCGCCCAGGCCGACTACCTCACGCACTTCCGCGGCGACTCCATCGTCCGTGACTGCGAGGTCATCCGCCCCCGGCTCACCGGCGGCGCGCCCTGGACCGTACTGGGCCAGAGCTTCGGCGGCTTCTGCGCGGTGAACTACCTCTCGACGGCCCCCGAAGGCCTGCGCGCGGTCCTGATCACCGGCGGGCTGCCCGCGCTGGACGCGCACGCGGACGACGTCTACCGGGCCGCGTATCCCCGTATCGAGCGCAAAGTGGCGGCACACTACGCGCGTTACCCCCAGGACGTGGAGCGGGCCCGGCAGATCGCCGAGTACCTCGTGCGGCACGAACCGGTCCTGAGCGGCGGCGACCGCCTCACCGTCGAGGCCTTCCAGTCGCTCGGCATCCTTCTCGGCGGCAGCGAGGGCAGTCACCGGCTGCACTACCTCCTGGAGGAGGCCTTCGTCCGCACCCCGCAGGGACCGGCTCTCTCCGACGCCTTCCAGGAGGAGGTCCAGGGGCTGCTCTCGTACGCGGGCCACCCGCTGTACGCGCTGATCCACGAGGCGGTCTACGGGCAGGACGACCGGCCCACCGCCTGGTCGGCCGAACGGGTGCGCGCCGAGTTCCCGCAGTTCGACGCGGCCAAGACACTCGCGGACGACGGGCCGCTGCTGTTCACCGGCGAGTCCGTGCACCCTTGGATGTTCGACACCGACCCCGCGCTGCGGCCACTGCGCGAGACCGCCGAGGAACTGGCCGCCCGCACCGACTGGCAGCCGCTGTACGACCCCGCCCGCCTCGCCGCCAACGAGGTCCCGGTGGCCGCGGCGGTCTACCACGACGACATGTACGTCGACACCGGGCACGCGCTGCGCACCGCCCGCGCCATCGGCGGTCTGCGCACCTGGGTGACCGACGAGTTCGAGCACGACGGCGTACGGGCCGGCGGGCCTCGTGTCCTGGACCGGCTGCTGGCGTTGACGCGCGACGAGGTCTGAGGTCCCCTACGGTCTGACGGGTTGTCAGAACCGAGAGGGGACCTGGATGATCGACACCTTGCGTACCGACGTCCCGGAGGGTGAGGAGCGCTTCCGCCTCGACGTGGAGGACGGGATCGGCGTCCTCACCCTCTGCCGTCCGGGCAGGCTCAACGCGTGGAGCTGGGAGTCGACACGCCAACTCGGGCTGCTGGCCGACCGGATCCGCTTCGACGAGTCGGTCCGGGTGGTCCTGCTGCGGGCGCAGGGGCGGGCCTTCTGCGCGGGCATCGACGTGACGGCACCGGGCGGCGCGATCGAGGGACGCTCGGACGCGGAGCGGGCCCGCAACTACTACGAGGGGATCCGCTGGGCGCACGAGCGGTTCGCGGTCTTCGCGGGGCTGCCGCAACCGGTGGTCGCGGCCGTCCAGGGACACTGCCTGGGCTTCGGCTTCGAACTCGCGCTGATGGCGGACCTCAGGATCGCCGCCGACGACGCGGTGTTCGCTCTGCCGGAGGCGCGGCTCGGGGTCGCCGTCGACGCGGGCGGAGATCTGCGCATCGCGCGGGAGGCGGGGGCCGGGTGGGCGAAGTTCCTGGCCCTGACAGGGCGTTCACTGGACGCCGTCACCGCCGAGCGGCTCCGTCTCGTGCAACTCGTGGTCGCCCGCGACGAACTGGACGCGGCCGCCCGTGCCGTCGCCGCCGAGATCGCGGCGAACGCGCCGCTCGCCGTGCGCGGCATCAAGCGCGACATCGACGCGTACGCCGACGCGGGACTCGCGGCGGCCTTGGACCGGACCGCCGGATCGGCGGCGCTCACCCTGGCCTCCGAGGACTCCCGCGAGGGATACGCGGCGAAGGCCGCGCGCCGCGTGCCGCGGTTCGAGGGGAAGTGACCGGCGTGCTTTGATCGGACGCGGCTCCGAGCCGCGTCCGGCCCGGCAACGGCCGGAGCGGGCACGGCGACCGGTTCCGTGCCGCGTCCGGCGCCCGGCCCGGCCCGGCCCGGCGAACGGTGCCGCACGGGGTCGCGTGCGGTGGGGAAGGGGGACGGGTGAGGGACGACGAAGAGCTTCTCGCCGAGCGGTTCGAGGAGCACCGGGGCCGCCTGCGAGCGGTGGCCTACCGGATGCTCGGCTCGCTGAGCGAGGCCGACGACGCCGTGCAGGAGACCTGGCTCAAGCTGAGCCGGACCGACGCGGCCGGCATCAGGAACCTCGCGGCCTGGCTGACCACCGTGGCGGGCCGGGTCTGCCTGGACATGCTGCGCTCCCGCGCCGCGCGTCGTGAGGAGCCCATGGACACCTACGTCCCCGATCCGGTCGTGAGTCCCCTGGACCGGGTCGATCCCGAGCAGGAGGCACTGCTGGCCGACTCGGTCGGGCTCGCCCTGCTCGTGGTGCTGGAGACGCTGGAGCCCGTGGAGCGGCTCGCGTTCGTGCTGCACGACATGTTCGCGGTGCCCTTCGACGACATGGCGCCCGTCGTGGGCCGTTCCCCGGCCGCGACCCGTCAGCTCGCCAGCCGCGCGCGACGCCGCGTTCAGGGGGCCGCCCCGGAGTCCGAGCCGGATCTCGGCCGGCAGAAGGAGGTCCTCGACGCCTTCCTCGCGGCCTCACGCGCGGGGGACTTCGAGGCACTGGTCGCCGTCCTCGACCCCGAGGTGGTGCTCCGCGCCGACTCCGGTGCCCTCGTCGGCGGCGCGGCCGCGTCCAAGCTGGTGCGCGGTGCCCGGACCGTCGCCGGGCAGGCGCTCCTGTTCCGGCAGTTCGCGGACTCCTCGCGGCTCGCGCTGGTCAACGGTGCGATCGGCGTCGTCACGGCGCCCGGGGGCCTCCCGCTGGCGGTCATGGGCGTCACCGTCGCCGACGGGAGGATCGTCGGGATGTACATCCTGTCCGACCCCGAGCGGCTGGCGCGGCTCGACCTCACCCCGTTCGGCGACTGACCGTCAGCCGGTGAAGGGGCCGAGCCCCAGCTGGTCGCGCACCGGTACCACCGGTGCGCCGACAAGCCCCCTGCGCTGCCAGTTCGCACCGTCCACCACCAGGGTGTGGCCGGTGATGAAACGGGCGTAGGGGGAGGCCAGGAAGGTGGCGGCCCAGCCGAGTTCGCGCGGCGCGCCGACCCGCAGCGCGGGCTGTCGCGCGTCGTGCGTCCCGGCCCGGTCCAGCGCTCCCCGGATGTCGGCGGTCATGTCCTCGTGCGGCATCAGACCGGGCACCAGCCCGTTGACCTGGATGCCGTACGGGCCCCACTCCACGGCCAGGGTCTCCACCAGGTTGCGCACCCCCGCCTTGGCCGCCGCGCTGTGCGCGTATCCCGGGCCGCCGGTCCAGGCGTACGAGGCGCCGACGTCGATGATCGAGCCGGGTGTGCCCGCGGCCAGATGTCGGCGGCCGAACTCGCGCGTCATCAGGAAGGTCCCGGTGAGGGTGATGTCGACGACCGCCCGCCAGGCGTTCGGCGTCATCTCCTCAGCGGGCACGGGGAAGTTGGCGGCCGCGTTGTTCACCAGTACCCCGGGCAGCGGGCAACCGTCGAAGACCTCGGTGATGCGGTCCGCGTCCCGTACGTCGCACACCGCCGTCGCCACCCGGGTGCCCAGCCGGGCCAGCTCGGCGCGGGCGGAGCGCAGATGCTCCGGGCCGCGGCTCACCAGCAGCAGATCGGCGCCGAGCCGCGCGAACTCCGCCGCGATCGCCTTGCCCAGCCCGGTGCCGCCGCCGGTGACCATGACCAGCGTGCTGTCGTACGTTCCGGGCGGGAGCGCGCTCGCGCCGAGCGGGGGAGGGACGGGCAGGCCGGGCGGGAGTGTGTCGTCCATGGCCGCCTCGATACCCCGTGCGACCGAAAACCTCCAGAGCCGAGGCGTTCCTGTGCGTCCCGGTCTCCGGCGGACGCCCCCACCGCAGCCGCTCGCCCGGCCCTCCGGATCGGTTGCCGGTCATGTCATCGGCCCAGTTCAGGCCGTGGTTCGCGGGTCAGTAGGCTGGGGGCATGCAGGAAGACAGCGGAACAGCCACGGACCGGCTCCTGGAGCTGCGGGCCGACTGCGGCGAGTGCTTCGGGCTGTGCTGCGTCGCGCTGCCCTTCGCCCGTTCGGCCGACTTCGCGATCGACAAGGACGCCGGTAAGCCCTGCCCGAACCTGGCGGCCGACTCCCGGTGCGGCATCCACACGCGGTTGCGTCAGAAGGGCTTCACGGGCTGCACGGTGTACGACTGCTTCGGCGCCGGGCAGAAGGTGTCCCAGGTCACCTTCGGCGGCCAGGACTGGCACTCCGTCCCGCGGGAGCGCGCCCGGCAGATGTTCGACGTGTTCCCGGTCGTCCGTCAGCTCCACGAACTGCTCTGGTACCTGAACGAGGCGCTGACGCTGCCCGCGGCCGGCCCGGTGCACGCCGACGTCCGCCGTGCGCTCGTGACCACCGAACGGCTGACCCGCCTGACCCCCGGAGAGCTGGGGGAGCTGGACGTCGGTGCGCACCGGCAGGACGTCAACGTGCTGCTGCTGCGTGCCAGCGAACTGGTGCGGGCGGGAGCCGGGCGCGGGAAGAACGGCGGGAAGAAGGACCGCCGGGGCGCCGACCTGATGGGCGCCCGTCTCAAAGGCGCCGACCTGCGGGGTGCGGACCTGCGCGGCGCCTACCTCATCGCCGCCGACCTCACGGGTGCGGATCTGCGCGGCGCGGACCTGATCGGCGCCGACCTGCGGGACACCGATCTCACGGACGCCGATCTGACCGGGGCGTTCTTCCTGACCCAGCCCCAGGTGAACGCGGCCCGGGGCGGCGCCGGCACCAGGCTGCCGCGGTCAGTCGGCCGACCGGATCACTGGACGTCCCGGCACTGAGCCCGGTGCCGGCGCCCGCTCCTCGAGGTGCAACCGCAGTCCTTCCGGCATCAGGGTCAGTCGTTCGGCGATGCGAAGCCGGTAGTCCGGCTCGGGGCGCAGTTCGTAGCGGCGCAGCAGCAGCCCGAGGACCAGCGTCGCCTCGTGCAGCGCGAACTGACGGCCGATGCAGGCGCGGGCGCCGGTCCCGAACGGCTTGAAGGCGTGGCCGGGCCGGGACCGCACGGCCTGCGCGTCGAAACGGTCCGGATCGAAGGCCTCGGCATCGGCTCCCCAGACGTCCGGATCGCGGTGCAGCATCGCCGTCAGCACCAGGGTCCACGCCCCCCGCCGCATCGGGTGGACGCCGCCCAGCACGGTGTCCTCCCGGGCCTCGCGCGCGAAGGCGGGCGCCGTCGGCCACAGCCGGAGCGACTCGTCGAGGATCCGGCGCACGTACCGCAGCTTGGCGACCTGGTCGTAGCCCGGCCGGGGCGTGTCGCCCCAGACGCGGTCCACCTCGGCCCGGGCGCGGGCGGCGATGCCGGGGTGCCGGGAGAGGTAGTGCAGGGCGAACGAGAGCGCGCCCGAGGTCGTCTCGTGACCGGCGACGAGGAACGTGATGACCTGACGGCGGATGTTCTCGGGCGTCAGCCGCTCCCCGGTCCCGGGGTGCGCGGTCTCCAGCATGCGGTCGAGCAGGTCCCCTTCGCCCGAGGTGCGCTGTCGGGCCGCCACGACCGCGTCGACCGTGCGGTTGAGGTAGGCCATGTCCGCCGCGTTGCGCCGGGTGGCGCCTCGCAGCACCACGGGTGCCAGCGGCGCGGGGAGCACGTTGAGGCGCTGCGCGTAGGTCAGGGTGCCGACCATCGCGGTCACGAAGGGGTGGGGTCGGGTGCGTTCGAAGGAGCCGAAGTCGTGGCCGAAGCCGGTGCGGGCGATCGTCTCCAGCGTCAGTTTCGTCATGTCGGCGGGCACGTCGACCGTGCGTCCGGCCGTTCGCTCCCGGTCCCAGCGGTCGGTCAGCCGCTCGGCGACGGCCAGCATCATCGGGTGGTAGCCCTCCATGGCCTCGCGGCTGAACCCGGGGGCCAGCACGTCGTGCGCGAGTTGCCAGTTCGGCTCGTGGTTGTAGGCCGTGAACAGCCCGTCCCCCGCGACCGGCCGGAGATTGGCGACCCCGAGCCCCACGTGCTTGGCGAACCGGGCCTCGTCCGCCAGTTCGGCCGCGAGCTTCGCGCCCCACACGAAGACGATCTCCTTGCCGAAGGCCCTGCGCCGGAAGATCGGGCCGAGCTGCCGCCCGAAGCGCATCGAATCCTGCAACGGGGAGCGGACGTTGGAGCCGATCACATCCCCGACGACCGGGATCCGGTACGGCGGATGCGGGATGCGGCGCAGCTCCGGCCAGCCCAGCTCGGCACTGCGGAACCCCTTGGGCAGTGCGGCCCCTGTCGTCTCCGCCATCACGCGATCTCCCTTGTGCCTGCGGCCGTTCGGCTCTGTTGTACGCGGGTTCAACAGCGGATTCCAGTCTGTTCCCGTTGCTGAACCGACGTCAAGTAAGGTGCGGACATGGCCGGGAGTCGGGGGGAACGGGAGGAGCGCACGCGCCGTCGGCTCAGTAGCGCGGAGCGTCGGGAGCAGCTTCTTTCGGTGGGGGCGCGGCTGTTCTCGGAGAGTCCGTACGACGACGTGTGGATCGAGCAGGTCGCCGAGATCGCCGGTGTGTCGCGCGGTCTT
This window encodes:
- a CDS encoding cytochrome P450 codes for the protein MAETTGAALPKGFRSAELGWPELRRIPHPPYRIPVVGDVIGSNVRSPLQDSMRFGRQLGPIFRRRAFGKEIVFVWGAKLAAELADEARFAKHVGLGVANLRPVAGDGLFTAYNHEPNWQLAHDVLAPGFSREAMEGYHPMMLAVAERLTDRWDRERTAGRTVDVPADMTKLTLETIARTGFGHDFGSFERTRPHPFVTAMVGTLTYAQRLNVLPAPLAPVVLRGATRRNAADMAYLNRTVDAVVAARQRTSGEGDLLDRMLETAHPGTGERLTPENIRRQVITFLVAGHETTSGALSFALHYLSRHPGIAARARAEVDRVWGDTPRPGYDQVAKLRYVRRILDESLRLWPTAPAFAREAREDTVLGGVHPMRRGAWTLVLTAMLHRDPDVWGADAEAFDPDRFDAQAVRSRPGHAFKPFGTGARACIGRQFALHEATLVLGLLLRRYELRPEPDYRLRIAERLTLMPEGLRLHLEERAPAPGSVPGRPVIRSAD
- the sigJ gene encoding RNA polymerase sigma factor SigJ codes for the protein MRDDEELLAERFEEHRGRLRAVAYRMLGSLSEADDAVQETWLKLSRTDAAGIRNLAAWLTTVAGRVCLDMLRSRAARREEPMDTYVPDPVVSPLDRVDPEQEALLADSVGLALLVVLETLEPVERLAFVLHDMFAVPFDDMAPVVGRSPAATRQLASRARRRVQGAAPESEPDLGRQKEVLDAFLAASRAGDFEALVAVLDPEVVLRADSGALVGGAAASKLVRGARTVAGQALLFRQFADSSRLALVNGAIGVVTAPGGLPLAVMGVTVADGRIVGMYILSDPERLARLDLTPFGD
- a CDS encoding SDR family oxidoreductase, with the translated sequence MDDTLPPGLPVPPPLGASALPPGTYDSTLVMVTGGGTGLGKAIAAEFARLGADLLLVSRGPEHLRSARAELARLGTRVATAVCDVRDADRITEVFDGCPLPGVLVNNAAANFPVPAEEMTPNAWRAVVDITLTGTFLMTREFGRRHLAAGTPGSIIDVGASYAWTGGPGYAHSAAAKAGVRNLVETLAVEWGPYGIQVNGLVPGLMPHEDMTADIRGALDRAGTHDARQPALRVGAPRELGWAATFLASPYARFITGHTLVVDGANWQRRGLVGAPVVPVRDQLGLGPFTG
- a CDS encoding pentapeptide repeat-containing protein, whose translation is MQEDSGTATDRLLELRADCGECFGLCCVALPFARSADFAIDKDAGKPCPNLAADSRCGIHTRLRQKGFTGCTVYDCFGAGQKVSQVTFGGQDWHSVPRERARQMFDVFPVVRQLHELLWYLNEALTLPAAGPVHADVRRALVTTERLTRLTPGELGELDVGAHRQDVNVLLLRASELVRAGAGRGKNGGKKDRRGADLMGARLKGADLRGADLRGAYLIAADLTGADLRGADLIGADLRDTDLTDADLTGAFFLTQPQVNAARGGAGTRLPRSVGRPDHWTSRH